TCGCTCAGGATCAGGCGGTAATTGGGATCGGCCTCGGCCTTCTCGATCTCCTCGCGGGTCAGCTGACCGTTCTGGATCGGGCTGGCACCCATGATGCCGCCGGCGACGTCGCCGTCGGCAATGCCCTGAACTTCCAGCGGATGCAGGGTGCAGAAGGCGGCGATCTGCTCGAATGACAGCGCCGTGTTGTCAACAAGCCAGACGGCGGTCGCCTTGGGCATCAACAGTGGCTGGGTCATGATAAATCTCTCCTGCAGGCGCGGCCGGTTTTCCTCCGGACCGCTCCGCCTCTTTGCTTCGTGCTGAGGGGGAACAGGGACAATATATGGATTTGCCCGCTGATCCGCAATGGCAATGTAGGATTTGCCCACCGGCAGCGCGGCTAAGCCCTGGCACCGAAGGGCGTTACCAGCACCAGCTTGCCGATATGGCCGCGTGCCTCCATGGCGCGGTGGGCGGCGGGTGCCTGGTCAAACGGGAACGGGGTGATCGCGGGTTTGACAAAGTCGGGCGCCGACAGTGCCGGCAGCAGATGGGTGCGGATATGGTCGGCGATGTCGGCCTTGGTGGCGGCCGTCTGCGGGCGCAGGGTGGAGCCCGACAGCGTCAACTGCTTTGCCATCAGCGTCCGCAAGGGTATCTGGGCGTTTCCGCCGTCGAGGGTTGAGACCTGGACGATATGCGCACCGCGGGCGCAGGCCTCGATATTGGTCTGGGCCATGGCGCCGCCGATGATGTCGAGCACGCGGTCAACGCCGCGGCCCTCGGTCAGCGCCAGCGTGCGGGCGACGATGTCTTCGGTGGTGTAGTCGATGGTGGCGACTGCCCCCAGGCGGGTGGCATAGGCCGCCTTGGCGGGCGACGAGACCACGGCAATCGCGCGTGCCCCCAGGATGGTGGCGATCTGGATGGCGGCGCCGCCAATGCCGCCGGCCGCGCCATGCACCAGCACGCTCATGCCGGACGCCAGACCGGCGCGCAGCACCAGGGTCTGGGTGACGGTGAACCAGGTTTCCGGCAGGGCGGCCGCCTCGGCCAGGCTCCAGCCTTCGGGGACGGGCAGCACCTGGCCGGCGGGAACGGCGACGAATTCGGCATAGCCGCCGCCATTTGTCAG
This sequence is a window from Devosia beringensis. Protein-coding genes within it:
- a CDS encoding NAD(P)H-quinone oxidoreductase; translated protein: MTPADTMHAIAITAPGGPDVLQRQPWPMPPCGPDEVLIRVAAAGVNGPDLAQRRGVYDPPPGASPLPGLEVAGEVAATGANVSQWQLGDRVMALTNGGGYAEFVAVPAGQVLPVPEGWSLAEAAALPETWFTVTQTLVLRAGLASGMSVLVHGAAGGIGGAAIQIATILGARAIAVVSSPAKAAYATRLGAVATIDYTTEDIVARTLALTEGRGVDRVLDIIGGAMAQTNIEACARGAHIVQVSTLDGGNAQIPLRTLMAKQLTLSGSTLRPQTAATKADIADHIRTHLLPALSAPDFVKPAITPFPFDQAPAAHRAMEARGHIGKLVLVTPFGARA